The genomic DNA TTGGACATCGGATCCGGTTCACCAGTCACATCGATCAGATACTTCGTCATGAAGATCGTTAGAATGGCTTTCATACCATAGTAACTGAACCGCTCTGCTGCTTCGTTTCCGACAATATAAGGAATGCCCGGCGGCATCGTTTCGATATCGTAGGGAGCCGTCGCGTGATGTTTTTTGCCGTCCATTATTGCAATCTCTCTTTGCTGAGATCCGAAGAAAACAGAAGCCTGCCTCTGGTTCTAATCCATGAGCTTAGGCAGTTTCCACTGAAAGAATAGGAAATCAGGACTAGAATAGGAAACCAAGGCGAACTGGTCGAGGGAAGTTGTAGCCTCAGACAATTTCCACGCGATTCGTCACAGACCAGTCGATCATACAATGCCTGACGAAATGTGTGTAACATGTCGTTTACAATTCCGCGTTTATCTGCGGCCATCCGCGGTTCAAATTCGTCTTCATTAATACCGCAGCCAGAACACCAACACGCCACTTCCCCAAAAACAGCTGAAGGTCAACAATTTCAGGAACACGATCAACATCACTCGTACCACCAAATTCTGTTTGACTCTCCACTCCCACAATCCGATCGGTATTGCCAGAATTGGACCTGCCAGAAAGGCCCATTCAAAGACCAGGCTCAATCGTTTACACAGCCAGTAGTAAACGATTGAGACTGCAACAAAACCGATCACGGGGAGTCGATCTCTCCAGAACGATTTGGACTTCTGCCGAGAAAAACTGACGTTGGAAAGAACCGGTTCAAAAGACACGAACAAACACAACGGCCAGGTAAACACAAACTCCTGAGTCCAGAAACTCAACCAGGTCGTTCCCAATGCTCCCAGCGTCAATGCCAGAAATCGATAGCAGATAATCCAGGTCAACCAGCGTCGACCCGGCAATGCCAGCCAGGCTGGGATGACTGCCAGAAATAAACTTCCCATCAATAAGCCGAGCGACCAGAAATACCAGTTCCACAACCACTCGTTCGAGGGAAGATCAAACGCAAACTCCGGCTCTACGGGAATCACTTTTTCCGACCAGTTTGAGTATTGAGTCTGCGGAATCTCATCGAGACTCATCCGCTTCTGCCCTTTTCCCAGCAACTCAGGTTCACCCACATATATGCAGGCCGCTCGTGTTTGATTCCGTACATAGATACAACCACGATGCAAAATAGGCGGCGTCCAGGTCAGTTCTCCCGTTAGGACATCGCATCGGTCAAGAATTTCACAATTCTCCCGAGACGGTCTGAGCAAAATCAACTCGCCACGCTCATTCAACAGGATGAGCTTGCCAACTGCCACAACAATTCCTGACTGTCCAATTTCCTCGGAGATATCATTGTTCGAACGCTGAGGCTTTCCCGAACCCTGCCCCCAGAGTTCTTCTCCTGTCAGAAAATCAACACAACGAAATTTCCCTCGCGATGGTCGTTGCGTTTTGGATTGGGGATCGAAAATATCGAATCCATAAATAGCACCATCGACAAATACACTCGACAGAACATCGTTCGAAAGAGTTTTCGAACGCCACACGGTTTTCAGAGTTGGCTGTCCCGAGAAATCCTCTGGAATTTCAAGGAGTTGTGATCCCGCCTGAAACGGAGCAGCAATCCACAGGTAGGGTTCCCGATAAAGCGGCCAGGCCGAATGCTCGTCGTACCCATGCGACAGTTCCATATTGATGAGCAACTCGCCAGTTTTCAGATCGTGAATCACCAGAGCATTTTCCAGATACCCGACAACCAGTTGTCGACCATTGCGGTCAATCGGCATGACTGGGCTATAACTCCCCGGCTCATCACCAGCAGCCCACACTGTCCGCCCATCATCAATGTTGAGTGCGACCAGACTCGCCCCTGCACCTCCAACGGGCAGCAGGACTAAATCATCGACAACCGTCGGCGAACTGGAATAGCCGAACCCGGTCCCTCCTTCTCCTTTAAATTCTTCGATGACATTTCGCGACCAGAGTTTCTTTCCCGACTTCGCATCCAGACATCCAATCCCCCCTGCTGGACTTGCGAATAACACTCGTCCTTGCGCCAAAGTTGGCGTTGCCCGAGGTCCGGGATAGACGCCAGCAATTTCATAAGGCCAGTCGTATCGATAACTCCAGATTGTCTTTCCAGTCCGTGCATTCAGACAATACACATACTGCCCATGCAACGATTGAGCCTGTGTATAAACACGATCTTCCTCCGCCACAAACGCGGAGTAACCCTGCCCGAGATCTCTCACCCACAACACGGGTGGACCTTCTACCGGCCAACTGTCCGCGAGATGAATCTCTGCAGAGTAGGCATCATGATTCACACCACGTACAGAAGGCCAGCCGATTTCCTGAATATACTCCGGCAAAAATGGATTCTCGTCCTGAGCCGACGAACTTGCTGCAGATTGTATCAGAATGCTAAAAGCGATTACTAAATTCAGGCAGGGATTTCGGCTCACGAATAACCTCAAGATTTTTTGATTCAGACCGGGAAACAGATCGTAGGTCGTTGAAAATCGACGCAGCCTTTCCGATCCATTCAGTCATTATATTCATCATGACCAGAATGATGTGACATTCCCATCTCCATTGACTCCCTGCATAAGTAATCTCAGCCATTCCTGGTTTTGACAACTCAATTCTGCGACGTAGATTTCAGAGGACATCCCTCGAATTCACACCTGAAATGATTTCCATGCCGGCCACGACGCAGGAATACGTTGCAAAATCGAACAAGACTGGCTCACAGTCTCATGAATCAACACGCCCTTTTACATCGCGGATTCCGCTTGATGAGTCGATGTGGATCGAAGTGGTCGATTCTCTCGAAAATTTAGCCGCTTATCGCGTAGACTGGTCTGCCCTGTGTACGAATGCTGTTGTCAAGAATGTCTTTTACGAACCCTGGTTTTTATTGCCAGCGATCGGACATCTTCACTCTGAAAAACAATGCCGGTTCATACTCGTCTACCAGAAAAACAAACGCATCACCGATCCCGACATCCTCTGCGGTTTCTTCCCGCTCGAACAAACACAGTTGCGATGTTTTCCGCAAGCCTGCTGGAAGCTGATCACGGATAATTATCTCTACCTTTCGCTGCCATTGCTGCATTCCGAGTTTGCAGAAGAAGCGATGCATGCATTTTTAAAATGGACCCAAATTGCACGGATTCCAATTATGCAATTTGAACGCACACAGTCAGAAGGTCCTTTTCAACATGCGTTGACGTCGGCTCTCAATCAGCGGAATTTGTTGCCCTGCAATGTCGAGCAATCGACGCGAGCCATTCTGAGACGCAAACAGGATTTGAACGACTACTTTACGGGGCGCGGTCATTATCGACGCGACATGCAACGTCGGCGACGACGTCTGAATGAAAAAGGGCAGGTTGAGTTTCGCATCCTGCAGAATACCGGACAACTTCACTACTGGCAAAACAGTTATCTGAACCTGGAAAGTACGAGCTGGAAAGGGAAAAACGGCACTGCAATCGCTCAGGATGATCGGGCTACCCAATTCTTTCTAGACGTCACATCTAACGCGATGGAGCTGGGGAAACTTCAAATGCTGGGCCTGTTTCTGAATAACGAGCCGATAGCTGTGAAGTGCAATTTGTCTTCGGGCGAAGGCAGCTACTCCTGGAAAATTGCATTTGATGAGCAGTACTCCAAGTTCTCTCCCGGCGTCCTGCTGGAACTCGAAAACATCGAATACTTTCACAACCAGACTCAACTGGAGTGGATGGACTCCTGTGCGTCCGAAGCTCATCCGATGATCAACAGACTCTGGCAGTATCGAATTGGTATGCAAAGCATTTATATCCCGACGGGCCGGTTTCTGGGAGAAATGTACTGCAGCACACGACCAATGCTCCGTTCAATCAAGCGCTATTTAAAGCGGATGTTAAACCGACAATCTTGATACTACTGTGAAGCCATATCGTTGCCGAATAAATAAATTTAACCTGGGGTGGCGGGGGCGCTCCGCTTTAGCGGAAGCCCCCGGAAATTCAACGATTCGGGGGCTTCTCTTCGAGAGCGCCCCCGCCACCCTATATCTCAACAAATCAATTTCCTCAGGCATCGCCTGTAATGATTATTTTTAAGAGGAAGAAGCGTCCGATGATCGATGCCGTTCAAACACGACCTGCGACTGAAGTCAAAACTAATTCCAAACCCGGCGAATGGCTCTCCTGGAATCAGGAAGAGTTCGAGCACTGTTTTTCGAAACGACCGTTCCTCATTTCCCACGATTTGTGCGATCATCCATTGTTTAACGTCGAACGTCTGCTCGAACTGGCACAGAAACTTCCTGCGGATCAAATCGAATATAATGCCGGCCAGTTGCCTGTTTCGATCTCCCATGCTGAAACCCCGATGAACGGCCTCTCCGCTGATGAGACCATTCGCCGGATCG from Rubinisphaera italica includes the following:
- a CDS encoding PQQ-binding-like beta-propeller repeat protein, which produces MSRNPCLNLVIAFSILIQSAASSSAQDENPFLPEYIQEIGWPSVRGVNHDAYSAEIHLADSWPVEGPPVLWVRDLGQGYSAFVAEEDRVYTQAQSLHGQYVYCLNARTGKTIWSYRYDWPYEIAGVYPGPRATPTLAQGRVLFASPAGGIGCLDAKSGKKLWSRNVIEEFKGEGGTGFGYSSSPTVVDDLVLLPVGGAGASLVALNIDDGRTVWAAGDEPGSYSPVMPIDRNGRQLVVGYLENALVIHDLKTGELLINMELSHGYDEHSAWPLYREPYLWIAAPFQAGSQLLEIPEDFSGQPTLKTVWRSKTLSNDVLSSVFVDGAIYGFDIFDPQSKTQRPSRGKFRCVDFLTGEELWGQGSGKPQRSNNDISEEIGQSGIVVAVGKLILLNERGELILLRPSRENCEILDRCDVLTGELTWTPPILHRGCIYVRNQTRAACIYVGEPELLGKGQKRMSLDEIPQTQYSNWSEKVIPVEPEFAFDLPSNEWLWNWYFWSLGLLMGSLFLAVIPAWLALPGRRWLTWIICYRFLALTLGALGTTWLSFWTQEFVFTWPLCLFVSFEPVLSNVSFSRQKSKSFWRDRLPVIGFVAVSIVYYWLCKRLSLVFEWAFLAGPILAIPIGLWEWRVKQNLVVRVMLIVFLKLLTFSCFWGSGVLVFWLRY
- a CDS encoding GNAT family N-acetyltransferase, which encodes MPATTQEYVAKSNKTGSQSHESTRPFTSRIPLDESMWIEVVDSLENLAAYRVDWSALCTNAVVKNVFYEPWFLLPAIGHLHSEKQCRFILVYQKNKRITDPDILCGFFPLEQTQLRCFPQACWKLITDNYLYLSLPLLHSEFAEEAMHAFLKWTQIARIPIMQFERTQSEGPFQHALTSALNQRNLLPCNVEQSTRAILRRKQDLNDYFTGRGHYRRDMQRRRRRLNEKGQVEFRILQNTGQLHYWQNSYLNLESTSWKGKNGTAIAQDDRATQFFLDVTSNAMELGKLQMLGLFLNNEPIAVKCNLSSGEGSYSWKIAFDEQYSKFSPGVLLELENIEYFHNQTQLEWMDSCASEAHPMINRLWQYRIGMQSIYIPTGRFLGEMYCSTRPMLRSIKRYLKRMLNRQS